In Mustela nigripes isolate SB6536 chromosome 2, MUSNIG.SB6536, whole genome shotgun sequence, a single window of DNA contains:
- the LOC132010382 gene encoding olfactory receptor-like protein OLF4 yields the protein MDPGNNTGMSKFLLLGFSEDPELQPLIFGLFLSMYLITLFGNLLLILAVSSDSHLHTPMYFFLVNLSFADTCFTSTTIPKMLRNIQTQSKVITYEGCLSQMFFFIFFSGLDVFLLTVMAYDRFVAICHPLQYLVIMNPWLCGLLVLVTWGISFLHSLLETLMLLQLSFCIEVEIPHFFCELNQMIQLACSDTFLNNMVMYFSAMLLGGAPLAGILYSYGKIVSSISGISSAQGKYKAFSTCTSHLSVVSLFYCTSLGVYLSSAATQSSHSGAVASVMYTVVTPMLNPFIYSLRNKDIKRALIRFSGMAALKG from the coding sequence ATGGATCCAGGAAACAATACAGGAATgtcaaaatttcttcttcttggatTTTCAGAGGACCCAGAACTGCAGCCCCTCATATTTGGGCTTTTCCTCTCCATGTACCTGATCACTCTGTTTGGAAACCTGCTGCTCATCCTGGCTGTAAGCTCtgactcccacctccacacccccatgtacttcttcctggtGAACCTGTCCTTTGCAGACACCTGtttcacctccaccaccatccccaaGATGCTGAGGAACATCCAGACACAGAGCAAAGTGATTACTTACGAAGGCTGCCTCAGCCAGatgttttttttcatattcttttcaggATTAGATGTCTTTCTCCTGACTGTAATGGCTTATGACCGCTTTGTGGCCATCTGTCACCCCCTCCAATACTTGGTCATCATGAACCCCTGGCTCTGTGGACTACTAGTTCTAGTGACTTGGGGGATAAGTTTCCTGCATTCCTTGTTAGAAACCTTAATGCTACTGCAGTTGTCCTTCTGCATAGAGGTGGAAATCCCCCACTTTTTCTGTGAACTCAATCAGATGATCCAACTTGCATGTTCTGACACCTTTCTCAATAATATGGTGATGTATTTTTCAGCTATGTTGCTGGGTGGTGCTCCCCTGGCTGGGATCCTTTACTCTTATGGTAAGATAGTTTCCTCAATAAGTGGAATTTCATCAGCTCAGGGCAAGTATAAAGCATTTTCCACCTGTACATCTCACCTCTCAGTTGTCTCCTTATTTTACTGTACAAGCCTAGGAGTGTACCTTAGTTCTGCTGCTACCCAGAGCTCCCACTCAGGTGCAGTAGCCTCAGTGATGTACACAGTGGTCACACCCATGCTGAACCCCTTCATCTACAGCCTGAGGAACAAAGACATAAAGAGGGCTCTGATCAGATTCTCTGGGATGGCAGCTCTAAAAGGGTGA